Proteins from a genomic interval of Trichoderma breve strain T069 chromosome 2, whole genome shotgun sequence:
- a CDS encoding major facilitator superfamily domain-containing protein gives MSDQDQPAVVERSPAIGNRMTDKDQISNSDSKSGVPSILQDQETADTKQPKPREGDAPDGGTAAWLVVLGAWCVSFCSFGWLNSIGVFQEYYQTDLLSHYSPSTISWIPSLLIAIVMGLGPFVGTLYDHFGPRWLLLIGSIMHIFGVMMASLGTEYYQILLAQGVCSAIGISSIFQPAVTATLGWFNHRRGAAIGILFTGSSIGGIIFPIMISHLIRQLGFGWAMRISAFLMLFLLILANLTVRAHVPPHPHKITRAELLKPLTEVDFLLLIAGFFCFSYGFFAIITYLPVQALNAGMNANLVQYLLPILNAGSLFGRLSAGVVGDKIGRFNIFIVVCFLSGIWVLALWLPDSSDPALIAFAVLFGFFSGAYVSLITPMVAQIAPLRELGFRSGIVQFSIAIGGLTTNPINGAILDGSGGWVGLKVFSGVFCIAGTAFVLAARIRRIGWKVSIRF, from the exons ATGTCGGATCAAGACCAACCTGCTGTAGTCGAGAGATCTCCGGCCATAGGCAACAGGATGACTGACAAGGACCAAATCAGCAACTCCGACAGCAAATCCGGCGTCCCATCTATCTTACAAGATCAGGAGACTGCAGATACTAAGCAGCCAAAGCCACGCGAGGGTGACGCCCCAGATGGCGGAACTGCTGCTTGGCTCGTCGTGCTTGGTGCTTGGTGCGTTTCGTTCTGTAGCTTTGGATGGCTGAATA GCATTGGAGTCTTCCAAGAGTACTACCAGACCGATTTGCTCAGTCACTATTCTCCCAGCACCATCTCATGGATTCCATCgcttctcatcgccatcgtgATGGGCTTG GGACCTTTTGTCGGCACTCTATACGACCATTTTGGCCCACGATGGCTGCTCCTGATAGGCAGCATCATGCATATTTTCGGTGTAATGATGGCGAGTCTTGGTACCGAGTACTATCAGATACTTCTTGCCCAAGGAGTCTGCTCTGCCATCGGCATTTCGAGTATCTTCCAACCAG CCGTCACTGCTACACTCGGCTGGTTTAATCACAGGCGtggcgctgccattggcatccTCTTTACTGGCTCAAGTATTGGAGGCATCATCTTCCCTATAATGATATCACACCTGATTCGTCAACTTGGCTTCGGATGGGCTATGCGTATCTCTGCATTCCTCATGCTTTTCCTCTTGATATTGGCGAATCTGACCGTGCGTGCTCACGTTCCGCCACATCCACACAAGATCACTAGGGCTGAGCTCCTCAAGCCTCTAACTGAAGTTGACTTCCTTTTACTCATTGcaggcttcttctgcttcagctaTGGCTTCTTCGCTATTATTACTTATCTTCCCGTCCAGGCTCTCAACGCTGGCATGAATGCTAATCTGGTCCAATATCTGCTGCCTATACTTAATGCTGGGTCATTATTTGGGCGTCTTTCCGCCGGAGTTGTAGGCGACAAAATCGGCCgcttcaacatcttcattGTCGTTTGCTTCCTATCCGGTATCTGGGTCTTGGCGCTTTGGTTGCCCGACTCAAGCGACCCGGCGCTCATTGCATTCGCCGTCCTATTCGGGTTTTTCTCCGGCGCTTATGTGTCACTCATTACACCCATGGTCGCACAGATCGCGCCACTACGGGAACTTGGGTTCCGCTCAGGCATTGTTCAATTTTCCATTGCGATTGGTGGCTTGACAACGAATCCAATTAACGGCGCAATACTAGATGGCTCAGGCGGCTGGGTTGGTCTCAAGGTCTTCTCTGGGGTATTTTGTATAGCAGGAACAGCCTTTGTGCTTGCGGCTAGAATTAGGCGCATTGGCTGGAAAGTGTCTATTCGCTTTTAA
- a CDS encoding fungal specific transcription factor domain-containing protein, producing the protein MADMASRISSLEKALAKANSRDSSALGISVSKNSSSSSSAQPVRLRNDDVLVEKGSSSQYFNEVMLSRVIEEERDIESVLSTSHTGTPHQPATSPFNPAGILSSVSLLQEPHTFHPTQPLAVRLWNNYVENVDGCSGLIKLLHLPTDRVKIYSVIHDPASASFHDLAFCFAIYFASAVSFEDVEARLFLGQDKDDALNTFKTGLEQAFAHGDFLDRPTLTGLLALVIYLSGLRVHNRGKGIWILNGLTIRIAQSLGLHRDGLRLGLPPFQSEMRRRLWWHLLSRDSRSGEDYGLENTSGQLLGSNVSLPLNVDDVDLSPDMKELPKPKNSWTAMTFSLINIELAKSIHKLADIAATSSLSSPPTEDIRIKVIDDLSAHIEGYLQNCNPVIPQHRMTLLCSRFLVRKLNFTTRLQWSFLRHTMKSDEFATEENLVEALELLEPRLFNDDGLLKQFSWARRAYPQYHITMYVLWHLCVKPEGPSVDRAWRALDIHFSEVLCDKSTIGFGSKSAVLTALKAKALSIRAKHQRTNPRENRANTEGSSALTLHEGASENNGLPSFLFGNIVGADSLEFDIDKGEWLDWTTLPRGSQGDSPVESFS; encoded by the exons ATGGCGGACATGGCTTCTCGCATCTCAAGCCTAGAGAAGGCCCTGGCCAAAGCCAACAGTAGGGATTCATCGGCGTTGGGGATAAGTGTTTCCAAAAactccagcagctcgtctTCGGCGCAGCCAGTACGACTTAGAAACGATGATGTACTTGTTGAAAAGGGATCGTCAAGCCAATACTTCAACGAAGTTATGCTATCCAGAGTTATAGAAGAG GAGCGAGATATAGAGTCCGTTCTTTCAACTTCGCACACAGGAACACCACATCAGCCCGCTACCTCACCATTCAACCCTGCAGGAATACTTTCGTCCGTGTCTCTCTTGCAGGAACCGCACACCTTCCATCCGACCCAGCCTTTGGCTGTGAGACTGTGGAACAACTACGTAGAAAATGTGGATGGCTGTTCTGGGTTGATCAAACTTCTTCACCTTCCCACTGACAGGGTGAAGATTTATTCGGTCATTCACGATCCAGCTAGCGCGTCTTTTCATGatcttgctttttgctttgccatTTACTTCGCATCTGCAGTCTCTTTCGAAGACGTTGAGGCTCGGTTATTCCTAGGTCAAGATAAAGATGACGCTCTGAACACTTTTAAAACCGGCTTGGAACAGGCATTTGCGCATGGTGATTTTTTGGATCGCCCAACGCTAACGGGGCTTCTGGCGTTGGTTATATATCTG TCTGGCCTTCGCGTTCATAATCGTGGTAAGGGGATATGGATTCTAAACGGCCTCACAATACGCATAGCCCAATCTCTAGGGTTACATCGAGATGGGCTACGACTGGGGCTTCCTCCTTTCCAGTCTGAAATGCGACGTCGACTATGGTGGCACCTACTTAGCCGCGACAGCCGCTCGGGAGAAGACTACGGCCTCGAGAACACCAGTGGACAGTTGTTGGGTTCAAATGTAAGCTTGCCGCTCAATGTTGACGATGTGGATCTCTCTCCAGATATGAAGGAGCTTCCCAAGCCCAAAAATAGCTGGACAGCCATGACGTTCTCCCTCATCAACATCGAACTTGCAAAGTCCATCCACAAGCTGGCCGATATCGCCGCAACTTCGTCGCTTTCGTCCCCTCCCACCGAGGATATAAGAATAAAAGTCATCGACGATTTGAGTGCGCACATAGAGGGGTATCTGCAGAACTGCAATCCAGTGATACCACAACACCGCATGacgctgctctgctctcgaTTCCTCGTCCGAAAACTCAACTTTACTACAAGACTGCAATGGTCATTTCTGCGGCATACTATGAAGAGCGACGAATTTGCAACAGAAGAGAATCTCGTAGAGGCATTGGAACTCTTAGAACCAAGATTGttcaatgatgatggcttgctAAAGCAGTTCTCTTGGGCAAGGAGGGCTTATCCACAATATCACATCACCATGTACGTCTTGTGGCATCTCTGTGTTAAACCCGAAGGCCCGAGCGTGGACCGGGCATGGAGAGCTTTGGATATTCACTTCTCTGAGGTACTGTGTGACAAGTCTACAATCGGGTTTGGATCCAAGTCGGCGGTCCTCACCGCTCTCAAAGCCAAGGCTCTTTCAATAAGGGCGAAGCATCAACGAACAAACCCGAGAGAAAATAGAGCCAATACTGAAGGCAGTTCTGCTCTTACCTTACATGAAGGTGCTTCAGAGAATAATGGCCTGCCATCGTTCCTCTTTGGAAACATTGTTGGGGCTGACAGTCTTGAGTTTGACATTGACAAAGGGGAGTGGCTAGACTGGACAACCCTACCAAGGGGATCGCAAGGTGATAGCCCCGTTGAATCTTTTTCGTAA